The following DNA comes from Fundulus heteroclitus isolate FHET01 chromosome 1, MU-UCD_Fhet_4.1, whole genome shotgun sequence.
CTGCCttagattattaaaataaagcaatatttGTAACATTAACTCTCCTGTGTCTTGATATTACCAGCCTTTGTTGCATTAGTTTGGTGTGGAGTGCTTCAGATAAAATGTTGCTGTTAATTTGTTGCATTGGCCATTTTCAAACGCTATAAAAGTGCTTGAGCGGATCCTCTTCTGAATCAGAATGGAGATCAGCAGTAACTATCTGCTGGTGATGTCTGTACCACCAAACCTGCATTCTTTTTGTCGTGGCTCAACTTTACACAAACTGCTCCAAGAGTTGCAAAGTTTGTAGATGCAGACAAATTGTTGAATAACCATCTGTGTCAAAGAAAGGGctgtttcaaaaaataaattccaATTATGAATCGATTCTCATATAAATTCCTAATAATCAATTCATATAACCAAAGATAgagttttttttcaaaaacaataaatttttCACTGTGTGTGAGCCGGTTTTATTTGCGTGGACATGAGTCCGCATTGACAAGCACACAGAGCCCAATTTTTGCATAcgcggtgtcacactataaactgctcggcttcacattgaactgttttatatgtgacaccgagcttcattacactgagctgctcccagCAGGCGGTCTCCAGGAGGCGCAGCATCTCAGTCCTTCTCTGTTTTTCACAGACAGATGTGCAGTGGGTGCCTGCTGCAAAAGAAATGGCTCTACATGCTCAACTAGCTAAGCTAAtgaaacattttaccatccttTCGTCCTCTTTATCCCGCTCGGAAAAAGTGTGGGAATTATAGGAATCTGTCACAAGAAATGTTGGCAACAGGTTCGCTCGACAATGAAGGTAAACGGTCTGGAGAGTCCGCGTGGCTCACAGTCTGCGCACAGCAAGTCCAAGCCGACTTTAGCTTAACAACCATGTTAGTTGGTTTATTAGCTCTTCTTCTGCTCTGAgacctcagcaggacaaagcGGCAAGCTCCGCCTAGTGGTCGGAGGCATGGATGCAACATGCATCACAGGAGCCTTCACACTCCAGTCTGGGAGGTGAATTTTTAATGTcctatttttaataatgcaccaggttagAGTCCAAAATTTAGTGCCCCTTTTGGTTTGTTATcaagtatttttgaattaaattgaatacaAATAGCAGCTGTGGATATCTCTGGTGTTTTttaccctggatctgtttgggttttctgccCCACAGCGTGCTCATGAAAGCAATTATCTCACCATTCAGGAAGAGGGTTTGGTCCTTACAGGCGCtaccattactttattaattttcagttaaatgttaatatgataCTAGTATCAAATATGTTGCATAACTATACACTCATAAAATTCAGATAACaggtaaaaaaatgtaataccgATTTGAGATCGGATTGAATAGAAAAGAATCAATTCTAAATCTTGAGAATCAAATCaattcttgaaatttgaatcaATACCCAGTCTTAGTCAAAGAGCATGTAACCATTAAAAATTATGGAAATTTGGTCAATTATGGAGTGATATTTAAATGCCTCCATTTCACGTCACAATAGATGAACCAGTGTTAATAAGCACATTAAGTTCAAACTTGGGCTTTATCTGAGCCATCGTACCGTCATTTCAACACTCCTGTTATCTTGTTTAAGCTGATTaaacaaacaaccaatcaggaaacagGCATGCAACACTGGCATAATTAAATAAAGTCAGGGAATTGCATGTTTTTATCTCTTTCTTCAGCCTTTCATAACTGttttttgagatctttttttcttactgaTACAAAGAAGCTTAATCCATGACCCAGAATAAAAGAGCTTCCAACTGTGATACTAAAACTAGGACCCAGCAGTCCTTCTATAATCCTTGTCTTAACCTTTTGACATTAATTGTGGTAATTTACTTATTGTTActctaaaaatgtttcttttcaatGACACTATAATTTAGCATTTATTCTATTTGCCTGGAAGGCTTTCAAAGAGAATGATGATGCCAAAAGAAGACTGGTGGAGGCTTATGAACTCATGTTGGGCTTCTACGGCATACGTTTGGTCAACAAAAAGACCGGTGAAGTGAAGCGTGCAGAAAACTGGAAGGAACGTTTTGGAAACCTGGAGCGGTAAGTACCGATTGCCGTAATTTCTCAGATCGttccgcttttttttttgttgttgttgtcagtAATTATAGTTTCAGCCGTCTGATCTCTTGCAGGAATATGCACAACAACCTCCGGATCACCCGCATCCTGAAGAGCCTCGGGGAGCTTGGCTTCGAGCACTACCAGGCTCCGCTCGTGCGCTTCTTTCTGGAAGAGACGCTGGTCAGGAAGACGCTGAGCAACGTCAAACGCAGCGTGCTCGACTACTTCCTGTTCGCCGTACGGGACAAGACGCAGCGCCAAGATCTCGTGCGATTTGCCTACCTCCAGTACGAGCCGAAGGACAAGTTTGTGTGGTGTCCCCGAAAGATCCAGAAACAGTTCAGAAAGGCTGCCAAAAACTCCGAAGTCGTTGGGAACGGAGACGGCAAAGAGGACGTCTTTCAACTGGGTAAAAGCAaagatggagaagcagcagggAATCAGAAAGAAGATGGGATGAATAACATTACTAAGACTGCGAAAGGAACGGATAAAAGcaaagagaaaagcaaacagACTGAGGGGTCTCCCGAGCCAGCAGCAGAAGCCGAGGCTGTCGGAAATGGAAATGTGGAGGTTGAGTCTAATATTGGAAATACGAGCAATGGAAATGAATCTCCGGATAACGATCAAGAAATGGATCAGTCCCCAAGTCTAGACGCTACAAAGCATGAGGCCGCCACAGACGGTGGTGAGCAGAAATCTACCAGCAACTCTAAGGCCACCATCCAAGAACTGGACGTTATGCAAACCAGTGCGGACAGAGAAACTGAAAAACCTCCGAAAAAGAAACGAGAGGACGACGAGGTCCCGCCAAACGCCGATCCCGCCGAGGGctccgctgctgctgccgcaGGCAACGCGGAGGACAAGGCTGCCGCTAATAAAGCCGCAGGTCAAACAAGCCCGTCGGCGCACACTCCTCTTAAGACCTCAAAACACTCGCCCTCGCCGTCTTCTGAGAGGGAGGAAAAGATCCCAAGGACTGATTTTATTCAGCCGTCGGATAAAAGGGACGAAGAAATGTCACAGGAAACCGTCTCAGCTTCAAACGGGatgcaaagcaacaaagaaggagaagaagaacagAGGAATGGGACGGAGTCGGAGGACGTTCATATGGAGTCGACCCCCTCAAGCTCAGATCAAAATGAGGGAGCCTCATGAATAAGTAGTGAAAGAAGAAAACTCAGATGGACTTAGATTTAATGTATTATAAGGACAGAATATGACTTTGAACATTTTCTAGGCCTTATTTCTACTATATTTGATGTTAAGATATTATTCATTGGTTTTCACTTTAAATGAATTACGGTACTctatatttgggtttcttaaacTTTCAagacaaagatttaaaaaaaaaaaagaccaaaagcaGCAATATGTTACTGAGATGCCATATTTTAAGGCCTAGTCGCCATGTTTCTGACTACTACATGAAGTGGAAAACGGTTCTCTGACGCTGAGTTTTACAGTCGTAATGAAGATAAGCGATTAAACGCTTGTGTATATTTTTATCAGCAGAATAAGGGCATGGTTCAACTAGAATTAAAGCTCCCGGGTTGATTAGATATGATGCAGATTTGGCGTTTTTCTTTGAGTATTGGAACAATCTATACCGAACAGTTTTACTACATGCATCTGCATCGCAGCAAAGTTAATTGATTTTGGCAATTCAGTTCACAGTGAAACCTGTATattattttcaatatttcaatggtttaattgtcttattttgatTGTCGTGGCTTACCAATAAAAATCCAGACTTCTGCTGTTTAGGAAATTTGAAtagaaaaattatttcaagcagaaatattttcattttgtactGTACATGTACTGAACAGTATAGCCATTCAATACTTGGTCAGGCTGCCCTTTAATTTGAGGGACTACATCCGACCGCATTGCACGAGGGTCAGAATATGTGTGTATTACATAAGACCAAATAAAGCGGTTCATTTTTCAATCCCTCCACAGAGAAAGTCCCgcgtcattgctaaagaagctggctgtatCCAAGTAGTttatggaaagttgagtggaaggaaaacaaggGGTCAGATGAATTTTCACAATAAACTAAAGCTGGCCACTAGAGACACTAGACCCACTAATGCAGACTTCCTTAACGCATCCGTAGAGCTCAGGCAGATCACTTTCATGTCACTGATGCGGTAATTAATGTAATAAGATCCAAGTATTAAGTTGGTATACAGTACAACACATTTTCTagcatatatctatatatttattggtcttatgtaaATCCCTTTTCTGAGATGttgaattttggattttcattatctgtaagccaaaATGATGATAAGAATAATCATATTCATAATAATTGCGACATAGATTCTagtgaaatgtgtcctctgcctTTACGGGAGCTGTGGGGCGCCACTGTTCGGCAGCATTCTGGGTCGAATGATCTTGCTCAGGGGCCCACAGTGGCAGTCAGTGTAATAAATCtatgtgtttcactttttgaacttAATTACCTAaattaattaacttttaaatTCAAAGTATTTAGATGC
Coding sequences within:
- the ogfr gene encoding opioid growth factor receptor, translating into MEDDYVCEYDSTWDTESDGDDPAGESQNRRSNQDKNKSSWAIWHTPPRNIRAAKDMQNYRRGYPNLTDECSEDKMNNLQFYLNKFPSAPDDVYIESFLKEWKNDYKKLERVHSYIQWLFPLREPGVNYMASELTKKEIEAFKENDDAKRRLVEAYELMLGFYGIRLVNKKTGEVKRAENWKERFGNLERNMHNNLRITRILKSLGELGFEHYQAPLVRFFLEETLVRKTLSNVKRSVLDYFLFAVRDKTQRQDLVRFAYLQYEPKDKFVWCPRKIQKQFRKAAKNSEVVGNGDGKEDVFQLGKSKDGEAAGNQKEDGMNNITKTAKGTDKSKEKSKQTEGSPEPAAEAEAVGNGNVEVESNIGNTSNGNESPDNDQEMDQSPSLDATKHEAATDGGEQKSTSNSKATIQELDVMQTSADRETEKPPKKKREDDEVPPNADPAEGSAAAAAGNAEDKAAANKAAGQTSPSAHTPLKTSKHSPSPSSEREEKIPRTDFIQPSDKRDEEMSQETVSASNGMQSNKEGEEEQRNGTESEDVHMESTPSSSDQNEGAS